One window of Nicotiana tomentosiformis chromosome 11, ASM39032v3, whole genome shotgun sequence genomic DNA carries:
- the LOC138901488 gene encoding uncharacterized protein gives MDASVLCDPSSTCYYVSSYLESHLDFPCSSLDIHVRVSIHVGDSIVVHNVYQSIVVTFAGFETNVDLFLLSMEDFNMIMGMDWLSPYHVILDYQAKVVTLAIPVLPRWEWKGSLGYTSSMVVSFLKAQRMVKKGCLEYLASVRDVSVDTPTVKLVHVVREFLDMF, from the coding sequence ATGGATGCATCAGTTCTATGTGATCCTAGTTCTACATGTTACTATGTGTCATCGTACTTAGAATCGCATTTGGATTTTCCATGTAGTTCTCTTGATATTCATGTTCGTGTATCTATACATGTTGGTGACTCTATTGTGGTGCATAATGTATATCAGTCTATTGTGGTTACCTTTGCCGGCTTTGAGACCAATGTTGATCTTTTTTTGCTTAGTATGGAGGATTTTAATATgatcatgggtatggattggttatctccatatcatgttattcttgattatcagGCTAAAGTCGTGACATTGGCTATCCCAGTTTTGCCAAGGTGGGAATGGAAAGGTTCTCTTGGGTATACTTCTAGTATGGTtgtttcatttctaaaggctcagcgaatggttaaGAAAGGGTGTCTGGAGTACTTAGCCtctgtgagggatgttagtgttgatactccaaCCGTCAAGTTAGTTCATGTAGTGAGAGAGTTTCTAGACATGTTTTAG